One Brassica oleracea var. oleracea cultivar TO1000 chromosome C7, BOL, whole genome shotgun sequence genomic window carries:
- the LOC106304147 gene encoding PLASMODESMATA CALLOSE-BINDING PROTEIN 5-like, which translates to MASYVFNNNSLKNGLADKACSFNNNAALTSINPSQGTCRYHSSKRVSNGRVVDDNFNGCRTSRYEPWMTGFQQLYLVGLFTNSEPRRGQLVSDKHMLIRPKKLS; encoded by the exons ATGGCCTCGTATGTTTTCAACAACAACTCCTTGAAGAACGGACTCGCTGACAAGGCTTGTAGTTTCAACAACAACGCTGCTCTCACTTCCATCAATCCCA GTCAAGGAACTTGTAGATACCATTCAAG TAAGAGAGTGAGCAATGGTCGAGTTGTGGATGACAACTTCAATGGGTGCAGGACAAGCAGATATGAGCCGTGGATGACGGGTTTCCAGCAGCTGTATCTTGTTGGTCTTTTCACAAACTCAGAACCAAGAAGAGGTCAATTGGTAAGTGACAAACACATGTTGATAAGACCAAAGAAGCTTTCTTAA